The Mangifera indica cultivar Alphonso chromosome 8, CATAS_Mindica_2.1, whole genome shotgun sequence genome has a window encoding:
- the LOC123224288 gene encoding hevamine-A-like yields MAFRSAMSMTFLSLLLLLLAVGSNAGGIAVYWGQNGNEGTLRETCATGNYDSVILAFLATFGNGQTPMINLAGHCDPYSNGCTGLSSDIESCQAEGVKVILSLGGAAGSYSLTSTADARSVATYLWNNFLGGQSSSRPLGAAVLDGIDFDIEGGTNQHWGELARFLSAYSSRGKKVYITAAPQCPFPDAWIGDALKTGVFDNVWVQFYNNPPCQYTVGDVGNLEDAWNQWTSDIPATKIFLGLPASPEAAGSGFIPVADLKSKVMPIIKGSDKYGGVMLWSKYYDDRSGYSSSIKNDV; encoded by the exons ATGGCGTTTCGATCAGCAATGtcaatgacatttttatctttgCTATTGCTTTTGCTAGCAGTAGGTTCTAATGCCGGGGGTATTGCAGTCTACTGGGGTCAAAATGGCAATGAGGGCACTCTTCGGGAGACTTGTGCTACGGGGAACTATGACTCTGTTATATTAGCTTTTCTAGCAACTTTCGGCAATGGGCAGACCCCAATGATAAACCTTGCCGGTCATTGTGATCCATACAGCAATGGTTGCACTGGCTTGAGCTCTGACATTGAATCTTGTCAAGCCGAAGGTGTCAAAGTGATTCTTTCATTGGGAGGCGCCGCCGGCAGCTACTCGCTCACCTCCACTGCTGATGCAAGAAGTGTTGCCACTTACCTTTGGAATAACTTCTTAGGAGGACAGTCGTCGTCTCGGCCACTTGGGGCTGCTGTGCTGGATGGAATTGATTTTGATATCGAAGGAGGAACCAACCAACACTGGGGTGAGCTTGCAAGGTTTCTTTCAGCATACAGCAGTCGAGGCAAGAAAGTGTACATAACTGCAGCTCCTCAGTGTCCGTTTCCCGATGCTTGGATAGGAGATGCCCTTAAAACTGGCGTTTTTGACAATGTTTGGGTGCAATTCTATAACAACCCACCATGTCAATACACTGTAGGAGATGTTGGGAATCTTGAAGACGCATGGAATCAGTGGACCTCAGATATTCCGGCAACGAAGATCTTCTTGGGGTTACCTGCATCTCCTGAGGCTGCTGGCAGTGGCTTCATTCCAGTTGCTGATCTTAAATCAAAAGTGATGCCAATCATCAAGGGTTCTGATAAGTATGGAGGAGTTATGCTGTGGTCAAAGTATTATGATGATCGAAGTGGATACAGTTCTTCCATTAAGAATGATGTC taa
- the LOC123222999 gene encoding delta(8)-fatty-acid desaturase 2-like, with protein sequence MEGEKKYISAEELEEHRKPHDLWISIQGKVYDVTHWAKEHPGGDTPLLNLAGQDVTDAFIAYHPGTAWKYLDRFFTGYHLKDLKVSEVSKDYRRLAAEFAKQGMFEKKNHVALYAFTSVAIMFAIVLYGVLCCESVLAHLGSGMLLGFLWIQSAYVGHDSGHYQVMTTPVYNKIAQLISGNCLTGISIAWWKWTHNAHHIACNSLDYDPDLQHIPVFAVSPRLFNSITSCFYGRKLMFDPIARFLVSYQHWTFYPVTCVARVNLYLQTFLLLLSKRHIPDRGLNILGTLVFWTWFPLLVSCLPNWSERVMFVFTSFGVTSIQHVQFCLNHFAANVYLGHPNGNDWFEKQTSGTLDIACSPWMDWLYGGLQFQLEHHLFPRLPRCQLRKVSPVVKDLCKKHNLPYRSLSFWEANVWTIRTLRTAALQARDLSNPVHKNLLWEAVNTHG encoded by the coding sequence ATGGAGGGTGAGAAGAAATACATTTCGGCCGAAGAGCTTGAAGAGCACAGAAAACCTCACGACTTGTGGATCTCTATCCAGGGCAAGGTGTACGATGTTACACATTGGGCTAAGGAACATCCAGGTGGCGATACACCGCTTCTGAATTTGGCTGGGCAAGATGTTACCGATGCCTTTATAGCGTACCATCCCGGTACTGCTTGGAAATATCTTGACAGATTCTTCACTGGGTATCATCTCAAAGATCTTAAGGTATCTGAGGTGTCCAAAGATTACAGAAGACTTGCTGCCGAATTTGCTAAACAGGGTatgtttgagaagaaaaatcatgtgGCATTGTATGCCTTTACATCTGTTGCCATTATGTTTGCTATTGTTCTTTATGGCGTTTTGTGTTGTGAAAGTGTCTTGGCTCATCTGGGTTCTGGTATGTTGTTGGGATTTCTTTGGATTCAGAGTGCTTATGTTGGACATGATTCTGGGCACTACCAGGTTATGACAACTCCGGTTTATAACAAAATCGCTCAACTTATTTCTGGAAATTGTTTAACTGGGATTAGTATTGCTTGGTGGAAGTGGACTCACAACGCTCACCATATTGCCTGCAACAGTCTTGATTATGACCCTGATCTTCAACATATACCAGTTTTTGCTGTATCTCCACGTTTGTTTAATTCAATCACATCTTGCTTTTATGGCCGAAAATTGATGTTTGATCCCATTGCTAGGTTTCTTGTTAGTTACCAGCATTGGACTTTTTACCCGGTGACGTGTGTTGCAAGAGTTAATTTGTATTTgcaaacatttttattattgttgtcaAAGCGTCATATCCCTGACAGAGGCTTGAACATACTGGGAACTCTTGTATTTTGGACTTGGTTCCCTCTCCTTGTTTCATGTCTACCAAATTGGTCAGAGAGGGTGATGTTTGTTTTTACCAGTTTTGGTGTTACATCCATCCAACATGTTCAATTCTGTTTGAATCATTTTGCTGCGAATGTGTATCTTGGACATCCTAATGGCAATGATTGGTTTGAGAAGCAAACAAGTGGGACATTGGATATTGCTTGCTCGCCTTGGATGGATTGGTTGTATGGGGGTTTGCAGTTTCAGCTTGAACATCATTTGTTTCCAAGGTTGCCAAGGTGCCAACTGAGGAAGGTTTCACCAGTGGTGAAGGATCTTTGCAAGAAGCACAATTTGCCTTACAGGAGTTTGTCCTTCTGGGAGGCTAATGTATGGACCATTAGGACTCTCAGGACCGCTGCACTCCAGGCTCGAGACCTCTCCAATCCTGTCCACAAGAATTTGCTTTGGGAAGCCGTTAATACTCATGGCTGA